The [Clostridium] celerecrescens 18A genomic sequence CAGGAGGTCTGTCTTGGGAAGAAAACGATTATGATGAAATAAAAGATTTCGTTAAAATACTCAAAGAAAAGAATATTTCTATAGCAGCAATATGCGGTGCGACCTATTTCTTGTGTAAGCACGGTTTTCTCGATTGTGTTAAGCATACGGGAGATTCCTTAGATCTTTTTAAAAGTGCTAAGGGATACAAAGGAGAAAACTTATTTATTTCTGCTCAAGTGGTAGTGGATGGCGGTTTTATTACTGCAAATGAAACTGCAGCTGTGGAATTTGCTTATGAAATCTTCAAAATTCTTAAAGTAGATAGTGATGAGGAAATGAGTCAATGGTTTGACAATTTTAAAAATGGGGCTATTCGATAGGTTACATATGGAATAACGATATTCCAATAAATATATAAAATCAGATAAAAATGGCCTTAATTATTGACCACAATATTAACAACCAAATGATAAGTACAGGTACAGCATAATACCATTTCCTGACCAGTTTTTTTTGTGAAATATTCTGGGCTTCAATTCTATATTTTTCAAAGGTTTCTTTTGGTATGAATATAATTGTAAGTGAAATCAATGCAGGAAGTAAAATGATATCATCAACATATCCCAATACTGGAATAAAATCTGGAATAAGATCTATCGGAGATAGTGCATAAAGGATCGTTAATACAGCAAAGATTTTAGCGATAATGGGCGTTTCAGAACCCTTTAGAGCTAAGAATAGTGCGGGAATATCGGTTTTTAATTGTTTTGCTCTTTCTTTTAAATTCATTAAGGCATTCCTTTACTTATACTCATTTTTGTTTGCTTACCTTACTATGCCATAAGTATCTAAAAAAATCAATATATCAAACTGAATTGATGGAGGTTGTGTGATGTTTACAGCGAGAGAAGCAAGTAAAATTACGGTTCCTTTTAGTGATGATTGCATAGAAGAGTAGCAAGTATCTGATATGCTTGTAAAATTAGTATTTATCGTATTATTTCACATTGAAAATTTTTGATATTGATAGTTAGAAGGGTTTGCTGTATTATTAAATAAAGTAAATCGGAATTTATTTTGGAAATTGTAACTGTAGATTACTTATATATTTATATTTGTAGAGGTAAATGGAATGGAGAAAAATATTTATAGTGATATCAAAACCGTTACACTTGAAAGATTTAAAGTAGCTAGATATGTTATTATCAGCCCCGCTCCCGAAAACGACGTCATTGATTATATGGATAGATGGGCGGGAAAAAGCGGCTTATTTGATATTGAAGGCTACAAAAGACAACGGATCGGCTGGGATTTTCCGTTTGTTACAAAAGAGCAGCAGGAGAGGTTCGGACTAAGGGGCTATGTTGCTGCCTATGTTATACCAGAGAATTTTGTTCCAAAGTGTGAGGGGGCTGAAATCGCTTATATAGAAAAGGATACTTATGCAACGATTTCTATAACGAATCCGCACAGTAATTCTTTTGAGAACATACCAAAAGCGTACCATATGCTTTTGGAGTTTGCAAAAACATCAACATGGGAAAATAGACTTGCTTTTGAAGAAGAATATGATATAGATGGGGTCCACTATATGGACGTATACGTTCCCATTAATTAGAATAGGATTCTAATAAGCATAATAGGGGTCTACAAATTTCAATTTAATAATGTTAATAACGAACTATTAACTAGTAGTATTTAGTTAGTAGTTTTTTATTGCCAGAATAATTCTTTCAAGAAAAAACAAAAAAGGAATATAAGTAAGTTGATGTTCTGGTTTAAAAGATATTGAGATAATAAATTAAGATTATCTATACTACATTATTATGGAAGCACATATTACATAGAAAATACCGGTGATAAAACCACCGGTATTCAATCATCAATCATTTAATTCAAAAAATGGAAAAACAGTTTAGTGATTGCTCATATATTCTTTTTTTAACCTGTTAAATTCCGATTCTAAACGGTAATCATTTCTCTTTTTTATGTATTCAGCAATACCATCCTTAAAGGATGGTTTGGCAAATTTAAAGATTCGGTACAGTAGGCGTATTCCCCAGAATAGAGAAAAGATGACACAAATGAGTACTTTTGTGCCATAATCCCAGATTACGGCGAATGATGCAAAACACAATAGGATAAGCATATAATCCAAGGCTTGGGATAATAGATTTTTCTTTATTGCAAGTCTGCGTTTTGCAAGTTCCAGGATAGTATTGTCGTCAGGAGTTTGAATATTCAGGATGCCATCAGAGTCAACATTTGTTGAAGAATTAACACTTTGTACGATACTTTCTGTAGTCATTAAATTTCCCTCCACATACTGTAGTTTCATGCGAATAGTATCTTCAGATATCCACTCTGCCCGTTGATTTTTAACCAGTTGCCGGGCGCGTTTCAGATAAGTTGGTTCCAAAGAAATATTGCTATAATCTACTACATTAATTTGTTTGATATAATATCACCTCTTTATATGTTTTTTGTTATGGGTGTCTCCCCGTGCAGTTCGTTTTTTATTATGGGTGCCTCCCCCTCTGCAAGTAATATCA encodes the following:
- a CDS encoding type 1 glutamine amidotransferase family protein; this encodes MIKNEILVLLTHQWCDWEASYVIAVANSFSDYVVKTIAIDDSPKLSMGGIRACIDYSIENYHTYEKLAMVILPGGLSWEENDYDEIKDFVKILKEKNISIAAICGATYFLCKHGFLDCVKHTGDSLDLFKSAKGYKGENLFISAQVVVDGGFITANETAAVEFAYEIFKILKVDSDEEMSQWFDNFKNGAIR
- a CDS encoding YkvA family protein; protein product: MNLKERAKQLKTDIPALFLALKGSETPIIAKIFAVLTILYALSPIDLIPDFIPVLGYVDDIILLPALISLTIIFIPKETFEKYRIEAQNISQKKLVRKWYYAVPVLIIWLLILWSIIKAIFI